One Echeneis naucrates chromosome 16, fEcheNa1.1, whole genome shotgun sequence genomic window, aaattagaaagatgttgtCGTTCCAGTAATTTGGAAGAGTCTcactgagcctggaaagacagcttAAAAACCTATAAGAGAGCTCTTCGCAGTGCTAGAAGCTTATATTTCTCAGTattgatagaagaaaacaagaacaaccccaggtttctcttcagcactgtagccaggctgacagaaagtcatagctcaattgaaccagtgatcccctcagctctcagcagtgatgattttatggacttttttacagattaaattctcacaatcagagaaagaattcatcagcttttacctacattagacaataatcatctactgaatacagcaactccttaatcaactgcaacgcctattgtacatctggaatcaatCTCTCCTCTGAAcctctcagagctagcttctatagtttcatcatccagaccgtcaacctgtctattagacccagtaccaactcGCCAcattaaagagatttttttacttaattgagccgttcattctagatctggGAACCTCGTAGATGAGGAGAGGCCAGAGGATTCTTAGTAACAGTAAATGTAgtacaaaaatgtgaaaaggttTGAGGTAGCAAACCTTTTAATCCTTTTAACCTTTTAATCCACCGGGAAGCAGTAACTAGAAAGATgattttttcaatgaaaaatgtacTCATGTCTACATGATTGTGCTATAAATGAAGATTGGTTACccattgtacacacacatatacatatatatatatatatatatatatatatatatatatagtgccCCCTGCTGGAGGAAAAGGGTCTCTGTTAAGGTTTGCATTTTCAGCCCTGTGCCATTGACTAATTCAGTTCATGTAGATGTACAGTGATTCTAAAAAGTCACATCACTGTTAAATTGGCAGGTTTTTGTGATCTAAAAATGAGACCAAGATAAATCAAATTTCTGAACTTTTTCCACCTTAAATGTGAGCTTAAACCTATACAAATCAAttagaaaacaattttttggGGGTGGGTTAACAatagaagacaaaaaaatgtggTTGCACAAGTGTAAAAACACCTCCTTTTACTGGGGATCTGGCTATGTTCAGAGTTAACCAATCACATTTCGACTCATGTTAAATAGGAGTCAGTACATATTCATTTAAAACTGGAAACTGGCTACTGAACACTCAGTTGGCCTTTTTCACTGCTGGAAATAAAAGCGATGTCTTCAGTGATGTCTTCAAATGAGGCTGCATTACCACCTCCGAATGGTATGGAGTGTTGACTGAGTGTGACTAAATCGTACGAATTGAGGAAACTTAGAcaattaaataaagcaaaattatATTCTTTTATCAAACCTGTTTTTCGAAGATATTGTAGCAGAGCATCCTAACATTTTTCACTCAAAACTCTGTCTTTTAAATCTAACCAGTTTTGTGAGGCTCAAAATTagatcttttctttcttcattataTTTTGTACAGTACAGAATGGCATCATCTATTGTGTTCCTGTTGTTCACAATAGTCAAATTTTCCTgagacatgtttttttgttttatagtgTGTGCTGTTAAGTCCTGAGTGACCAAATCGTAACCTTGATATTACTGTTTCCTCTCTGCGggatgttgttgtctttcttgTGACTCCAACTCTTCTTTGAATTCTATAGTACCATTGgcctgttctttcttcttcccacTGCTTTTGGCACCTTTCTTTTAACTTGTTCTTAATTTTGGTATTCCTTTCTGTTTTACTAAATGGAACTTGGATGTCGATGTTGTggtttcttgtttctttttttgcccaCCTGTCCGCTGTTTCATTCCCACGTATACTTTCTTCACAATAAATTCTATATTCCCTCCCCTCTTCCAAATTGCCCCATAatctgcaaaaggaaaaaaatcccattCCCTTCTCCAAACTcaagaaattatttattgtgaTAGAAAATAACAGAGGACTTATTATACTGCCTTGAGGCGTTCCATTTTCTTCAActaaattatttgaaaaagtcTTTCCTAGCTATTTGGATTGTCCTTGATCCACCTATACATTGAGCCAGTGACCCCCAATTTGCTCAATTTAATTAACAATCGTTCTTTCCACGTCATATCATATGCTTTTTTCTATATCAAAAAAGACAGCCACAAGACTTTCCCTTCTAATTTGTGCTTTCCTTATTTCCTGTTCCAGGCATAAAGCTGGGTCCACAGTATTTCTTCCTTCTCTAAATCCACTGTGAtatcttgctacaaacccttTGCTttctataaaatgttttttacatttaggtCTCTCCATTACCTTGCAAATATTAGATAGGGCAATAGACCTATAATTTCCTGATTTAGGTATCGGCACAACCACTGCTTCCTTCCATATCTGTGGTAATGTTCCCTTCTTCCACACTTTATTGTGTCATTCCAATAAGGTATTTTTAAATGAGTCACTGAGCTGCTTTGTCATAATATAACATATCTGATCTTTTCCTGGTGCTGATAACTTAGTTTTCCTGAGAGCAAGATTCAGTTCTGCCCTTGTAAATTGTATATTTCATAAATCATTAGTGTCTTCATTAAATTGCATGAATGtctcatttttagtttttgtaacTTCCCTTACTCTTTTCCCCTCTTCACTAATATTATTTGAGCTATGCACCTTGTGCATGTCTGCAACATGTCTGCTTTCGCCTCTTCCATTATCAACCAATACTCTTAattccattcattctttttttcattcccCATACTTTACTAATATCTATTTCCCTTCCTATGGAATTGCAAAATTTCCTCCAAAAGACCTTCTTAGCACTTGCAattgttagttttatttattagctttCACCCTTTGTATTCAATAAGAGTGTGGAAACTATGAGTTCATTTTAACActttaaatgctttatttcAAGATTTTATTGCATTCTCACATTCCTTCATCCACCATGGCacaattttctctttattcttaCCTCCTTTCCTTTGAATTGCTTCCTTTGCTGCCCCTAGGATAGTTTCACAAACAGAGACCTTTAACTCTTCAACATCTTGATTAATATCAATGTATTGCATTTCTTTAATCATATATCTGCTTAACTGTATCCCAATCAGCACTGCTGAAAGCCCCTTTATCCACTCCTTCGCTTATTATCGGATAGTAGTCTCTTCCTGTTGTTGTATCTCATAATTTCCCGGGACAGAAGAGCTTCTTAAAGAAGGAGTTACAGGTTTGTGAGAGCCAGAAATCTTGCGTTTTTATGGGTGACCAAATgcttattttccaccataatttgcaaataaattctttaaaaatcctataatgtgatttcctggatttttttctcattttgtctctcgtagttgaagtgtacctatgatgaaaattacagacctcatctttctaagtaggaaaacttgcacaatcagtggctgactaaatacttttttgccccactgtaCCTTTTTTCTCACCTCCCTAGATAGCGCAATAGGGCTTAGATTTACCTTCTCATCTTCCTTCCTGAACTTAATTATCTTAAATTCCTCCCTTTCCACCTTCCTGTTAACAATCCAGTTTTCTTCATCCGAACTATTTTCCCCTAACTCTATTTTATTTCCCTGGTTAGCATACCACTTCAGTCTTACCTCCTTGTCCTGGCTCTCGTTTGCTTTAGCTCGCACTTTTCCACTCACAACAACTCACCCTGCCATCAAAGTCCATTTCCTCCTCATTATCTACTACCTGTGATGTCATCCCAACATCCCGCAAACCAGTTATCTCCATTAAATTCACAACGCCGACTCGACCAAAAGTTCGTCTCCCCTTCGTCCATTGACATCTTCTTCTACACGTTTTTGAAGACGACGCTGCAAATTACTTCCGTGTCACATCATCGAAATAAGGGCAATCCAAAGACCTGTTGGACGCAGTAAAAACAAGCCAATGAGGCGTAGACTCTTATTGTGAAGTTGAGTGAGCACTGCTTGTTGCCCCGGTAGTGCTAGTGTTAATAGCAACGTGAAGATATCTCTGCGCTAAGCTCTGTTGGTCATGTTCAGGTGTGAACTGACGGAGGTTTTTCGGCGTCTTTCCAGGAGCAGATACTACGTTCGGTTAGTAGATTTCGTACATTTATTCATCGTCATTTATCCGGGTCGCGGTGGGGTTGCTGCAGTCAATCCTCGCTCTATGTACAGCACTGTATGTATTTTCTGTACAGCTTTGACCTTCAACCCAGCTGTGCTGATCGAAGTGGGGAAGCTTAATGGGAAACTGATGTCATCatctcaaattaaaatgtttatcatGGTTTAACCCATTGGTAGAAGGCAAGGCATGGCAAATTAATTTGTACAGAATTTTACAGAATCGTAAAGTTACAGCAAAGTCTTAACGCAATATGCGATAGCAGTGTGCTTTCAGCCTCCAAAATGTGGTATTTCGTCTTCATGACACAGGGTGAGGAATGTCACATCATTACCTGTTTGTCTTTACATGACCTTTCCAGAGATCCCCCACTGATCTGACACATCATCCCAGCTGCAGCGACACCATGAGTGCAAAATCATGTGCATCTCTGCTCCAACTCTCCAGAATGGGGCTCAGACGTTGCCCATCCGAAGCTCATCACTGCAGAGCCTCAGCCTTGAGTGTACCAACCATGAATTCTGCTTGTATTTCAGCAGAATCCTCTATGCACTGCAGACGCTCTTATTGTAGTAATGTCAAGACACGTTCCTATCTTCAGTATATAAAACATAAGATTTTCCCTTCTTCACACAGTCCCCCATACAGTCATGTATGCCAGGTAGGGGACCCAGTGCTGCGttcacatgctgctgctgttgaccCTGCAGCTATAACGGGCCCTGAGATCCAAAAGGTGATCGACACTTTGGTGAAAGTAATGCGGAAACTTGACTGTGTTGGGCTGAGCGCACCTCAGATTGGTGTGCCGCTGCGCATCTTGGTC contains:
- the pdf gene encoding peptide deformylase, mitochondrial, giving the protein MSAKSCASLLQLSRMGLRRCPSEAHHCRASALSVPTMNSACISAESSMHCRRSYCSNVKTRSYLQYIKHKIFPSSHSPPYSHVCQVGDPVLRSHAAAVDPAAITGPEIQKVIDTLVKVMRKLDCVGLSAPQIGVPLRILVLEYPERMLEESSTASREFRGLSAQPLRIFVNPQMRVLDGRTVLFQEACESISGFSATVPRYLSVEISGLNENGVAVLWQASGWPARIVQHEMDHLDGVLYIDRMNSKTFININWQMHNQ